A segment of the Hippopotamus amphibius kiboko isolate mHipAmp2 chromosome 8, mHipAmp2.hap2, whole genome shotgun sequence genome:
AACACTCCACTGTCACCGAGGTAAGCTCCTCTCATAACTAACTTTCTTCCAAAGAGCACTGTGCACATGAGACAATCCCTGGCACTGTTACCAGTTCTGGTACAAGGGCACCAAGACCCGTTTTGGTCACAGCACACCACAATAAGATGTATAACTCACGCTGTCACCCAGTATGTGCACGCATATGTGTGGAGCCGACGCAAGGGTTTCATGACCTGGCATGTGCCCTTACTGCATGTGGCACGTTCTGTTTTCTGTTCTGCATCAGTacgaacaaaacaaaacttaaaaacctCATGTGATCTGAAGTTGGAAAAAAGTGTTATGTAATTCAAGACTCTTGCGGGTAGGCTAAAGGCCAATCTACCTTTTAAAATGAGCAACTAGTAGAATTCTTCAACATGTTTATGCTTAAACACCTTCCTAATTTCCTTAATCATCTCATGGGTTTTCTTTCCAAGGGACTATCACGCCTGTTTTCTCTTGTGAGGCACACTGCCAAGTCCACGAAGCATGTCGCCTCGGCTTTAGGTGTAAAGCTGCACAGGTGAGACGAAGAATCCGGAGTGCCACCGAGGGCAGCCTGTGTCTTCAGATGAAGAGGGAGCGCTGATCACATGTACTGTCCCGACCTCTGCACCTTGCTCTTAAAATGCACCATGATATCACGTAAACGACTCccactctccccagcatcctaTAGCCCTGTCTTCTGTGTACACTAACAAGACCTTATAATGAGCTTGCTGGTTTAGCCCAGCTATCAATTAAGAGGCCGAACGCTGCCTGGTTCAGTTTTATGAATGAGACTCAAACCTTCCATCTGGAAGCCCTGCTGCAAGCCAACCCTGGGAGTGGGTGAGGAAAAGTAACTGTggtggacttccttggtggagcagtggttaagaatccgcctgcacatgcaggggacacaggttcaatccctggtctgggaagatcccacatgccacagagcaactaagcctgtgtgccacaactactgagcctgagctctggaacccatgagccgcaactactgagcccgtgtgccacaactactgaagcccaggtgcctacagcccgtgccccgccacaagagaagtcaccacagtgagaagcccgtgcaccacaatgaagagtagcccccacttgccacaactagagaaagccctcacataccaatgaagactcaacgcaaccaaaaaaaaaaaattaattgtggCAGGGGAAGCCAGGCACTTACCCAACAGCAGCATCCAGGACCACAGTGACGGGAACATTGAGGTGGCACAGGGCTTTGGCCATTTTCTTactgaaaatgacattttaagaacATTAGAAAGAGTCCAAGGTAGCCCCATAGTGTGTGGTGAGTCACTTGATTTGGACAATGATAAATCACTTTAGCTGGAAACTCAGTTAACATTAATGGATTAAGAGGCAGATCCCGACTCTGGACTAAGGAAACGAGAACTTGGGTCCTTCAGAAGGAAGTGTGTGTTTTAGGAAAACTGCTCTTGGGGATATACGAAGATatgtaaattcagaaaaaaaaaaagtttttcttttattatgttcTGGCTAGATACGAGAGGTGAATGATCTGTTCCTTGATAAAAATCTTTCAATTGCTGTTCCTCTGACTTAAGTACGAAATAAAACCCCTAGATCCTGTCCCGTGACCTACTTCAAATTCACGGTGATTTTTCCTGCGGGGCAGGAATGGGCACTGTCAGAAGCAATGCTGACTGGCTCGCTAACTGGGGGCCTGTTCTGGCTCCTACAATGGATTCTGATCCTCAGTTTGCTCTTTAAAAAGGACTGCTGGTCTTGTAACCAAATGGAAGGATACTTGCCCTGATAAGTCAGGCTGTGACTCTGTGATGTACACACTGAAACGCTTCTTGGCCCCCACGGCTGCTTCCAAGACTTTCAGGACCACTCTGGAGTAGGCGTGAGTTAATATTCTCTGTGGGCAGAGAAAGCTCTGTGAAAAGGGCACCTTCCAGTGATCACCGCACACTCTGCCCCTGGAATGCGTGTTCCTGGTGCCCTAACGCTTCTTCGTAGGCTTTCTCACACATCAACTGTAATCAGAAAGGAGATGCTTGGGACTTTCCCAGCGGTCCAGTGATCGAggctccgagctttcactgctgagggcagggGCTCCACCCCTGGCTGGGGAAGTAGGATCCTGCGTGctgtgcagtgaggccaaaagaaaaaaagaaaggaggtcCTTGATAGTACACTGAGTTTAAGCCCATATACAAGCTGGAAAAGTTTTCTGCCAGAGGAATATATCATGGGTCTCCTCTTCCCGTAGCAAGTGCAGAGGTGGCATCTCCATGGGGTGTTACTCAGACACAAAAGCCTTTACATCTGAAGGCTCCGTTAGGCTCCTTTGGGTTGCTTTCCCTAATTCTAAGACGTGCTTTGCACACTTGGGCGTACAGGCACCAGGCAGGCGGCGTAAAGGAAAGCAGGGGGCTGGTGGGGCCAGCAGCAGAGTGGAAAGGCTGAGCTCCGGTAGCTGTCACGTGGGCCCACTGTTGCCAGATCACCTGGTTTTTCTAGAGGAGCTAAACTCCAATATTTCAATgctgacaaatttttaaaaacttataaacACTGTTTGGGGTAAACACAACCCATCTGTGGACTGGATATGATCCGCAGATACTCAGATGTAGTCTCTGTTCTGAGGAAcagagggcagaggaggcagctcCCTAGCTCCTTTCTGGGCCTCGCgagagaacttgttagaaatgcaggttctcaggccccacccctgaCTGATTGATCAGAATCTGCCTTTAATAAGCTCCCCAGCTGGTCCATCTGCATGCTCAAATTAGAGCAGCTCTGCTGGAAATTTAGCCAAAATAGCACTGACGCGAGTGGTGGCTACACATTTAGCTCCACTAGAGCAAAGGAGCCTGCAGTGAGCCTGCGGGAGGAGGCGGCCTCCGGGAGGGAGGGGCAGTCCCGGGCTTGCCTTCACTTCGCCCCAAAAGGGCTCTGCTTGCAGCTGGCTTGTGGACAAGTTCCACTCGCATCTATTACGCCATTTATTTAATAacatgctcaaaaaaaaaaaaaaaaaagacttcaaaaattGGGGAACGGGTAATAAAACAGCGGACGAGAGTCCACGCGCAAGTGAATACTTTGAGAGTTGGTGGAGCCTTAGACGGCAGAAAGGAGGCGTGCTGGTGGGAGGGGCGTCGTAAGTTTTACGACCCCTTTGCTGGGAGACTGACTTGACGGGCAGCTCCCGTCTTCCCTTGCTCAGCTTATCAACACTTGGCAGCATCTCTGTGAGAGCGTTTGGAATGAAGATGAGAAATCTCAATCCAGTGCCAACCTTCAGCAGGAAGACAGCACGAACCAGTGACAGGAGCTGTGCTGATTTAATTCAGATTAATTTAGTACATATCcagtaataaaaaatacttttctagtAAGACACCTCAtcaaatcacgaatcatccatgCTGTCCCAGGGTTTTTTCCTGCCTGTTTAAAATGACAACGACCTATGATGATAACATCGACATTTAGACagggcttactgtgtgccaggcatagCGCTGAGTCCTTACACACCCCGTCTCATTAATCcgcacaacaaccctatgaggtacgTGCTATTACTACCCGTATTTAACAGAAGAGAACACTGCAGCacacagaggttaagtaactcgtccaaggttacacagcaagtaagtggcagaggCGGGATTTTACCCCAGGAGTCTAACCCCATTTTCCTTGCTCCCAGTCACCACGCATGATCGAGATCCACTCACCGCCCCATCTTTGATGAAAGTATGACACAGATCTGCAATTTTATTTCTCGACAGTGATGTTCTCCTGAGAAAAATCTCTCCCCGCTCGATCatgatttttttacatttggaGTAATCCTAGGAAGAAAAGAGCGAAACAAGGTGAAGGGGAGGATCCAGCTACAGCTGAGACTGTTGGTGGCCaaacagagaagcagagaggtaACCGAGGGAGGGCAGGGGCTTACAGAGTATTCCAGGGAGGTAAGGCTGATGAAGCGCAGGAAGAGCTCCCCGCCCGAGGACACGGCCACGGAGGAGTCCACGCCACACAGGGTTTCTATGGCACTGGTGAGATTCGCCCTCAGGCCCTGGAGTGTCTCCCCTGGAATGATCACATGAGGAATGATCACATGAGGAATGTGACGtacgttttatttatttatttaatttttaaataagattttatttatttatttggctgcgttgggtcttcgttgctgcacatgggctttctctagttgtggcaagcagaggctacccttcgttgcagcGCAAGGGCtactcagtgcagtggtttctctagAGCCCGGCTCTAgacgctcaggcttcagtagttgtggcacaccggcttagttgctccgcggcatgtgggatcttccccgaccagggctcgaacctatgtcccctgcattggcaggcggattcttaaccactgcaccaccagggaagtccctaatatgGTCATTCTTGATTCAAAGTATATTTCATTTGTGAAACGAGAAAGTTCACTGATGATAACTTGATGGCTCTCTCCACATTAAAAGGACTGAAATGAGGGAGAAGCTGAGCTTGGGGCTGCATTACCTTATGTAGGCACACATCCATCTCTCACTTTCTACACTTCTAACAGCCACGGAGCAGACTTGCCCAACACCTAGAGTGATGGAGGATGACTGTCTTTACCTTTATCTCTCCTCAAGTACTCCAGCAAAGTCCGGATGGCGGCTACTGCTGAGGCCATGTCAGGATCTTTTTTCATCTGAGACTTAAAGTATTCAATTAACtctgggaagggagaaaaaagtgaTGCATCAAATTCATTTAGCAGGACAGACGACCACAGAGCTTATCAACGACTGTtgactttaaaaagcaaagtaaaaattattttctttgcagaGTGTTTGGCTTCAGGGGCGCCATAAAATGTTGATGGAAATAGAGATGACATCACTTTACTCTTTGCaagctctttctctctcattttgaaAAAGCCAGCTATGTACAACAGCATAGAATTTAAGCCCCATCAAAAGATAGTGAAAAGTCATTCTCCGCCTTATACTAGACCCCAAGTCAGGAAAGGATCCCACAGCCAACCACCTTAGCGATTTCTCCTGCACCCCTCCAGAAAGTCTATGCCAAGTCAAGCCTATTCACCTACATACATATGCACATGTATGTGATGTAGAGATCcaccctgctctttttttttacatgaaaagTACTATATACATTATTAGTTTGCCCTTGTACTTCACTTAATAAAACACCTTGATAACCACACGACGCGCACATCAAATACACCTTTCTTTTGATTCTAGTACCAGATCCAACAGGGCAGGGAGTCTTACTCTACTTCACATATGAAGAAATCAAGACTGCGAAAACCTGTACATTCGTCCGAAGTCTCACTTTTTTGGAGGGCACTAGAAAGCGTGGGGAGAGGGGATGCCCGGGGATACCCCCAGGACCCATTCCCTGGACACAGGAGCAGCGAGAGGGTTTTAGTTGTGACTAGAGGAACCACATCCAGCCAAAGAGCCTGAGCTTTGAAAGTGACCTCTTCCGGAGGCCAGTCTGGGCGTGAGAGGTGGAGGGATCCCTGCGCGGCTCTGCTTTAGGCCCAGCAGGCCCGTCGCGTCCCAATTTACCCTTGTCGTCCATGGTGCCCCTGGACCGCGGAACCCTAAGGCCCCAGAGCCGCCCGCGCCGCCTAGATGGGTCCTACAACCGTGCTGGCTCCGAAGCACAGTGACTGACAGCGCGCGGCCCGGCTCTGCATTCCACTTCCGGCGCCTTGGCGGGGCGTGGCTGTGGGTACGGCGCGCGGCCTGAG
Coding sequences within it:
- the EIF2B1 gene encoding translation initiation factor eIF-2B subunit alpha isoform X1; protein product: MDDKELIEYFKSQMKKDPDMASAVAAIRTLLEYLRRDKGETLQGLRANLTSAIETLCGVDSSVAVSSGGELFLRFISLTSLEYSDYSKCKKIMIERGEIFLRRTSLSRNKIADLCHTFIKDGARILTHAYSRVVLKVLEAAVGAKKRFSVYITESQPDLSGKKMAKALCHLNVPVTVVLDAAVGYIMEKVDLVIVGAEGVVENGGIINKIGTNQMAVCAKAQNKPFYVVAESFKFVRLFPLNQQDVPDKFKYKPDTLKSAQTGQDLKEEHPWVDYTSPSLITLLFTDLGVLTPSAVSDELIKLYL
- the EIF2B1 gene encoding translation initiation factor eIF-2B subunit alpha isoform X2, with the protein product MDDKELIEYFKSQMKKDPDMASAVAAIRTLLEYLRRDKGETLQGLRANLTSAIETLCGVDSSVAVSSGGELFLRFISLTSLEYSDYSKCKKIMIERGEIFLRRTSLSRNKIADLCHTFIKDGARILTHAYSRVVLKVLEAAVGAKKRFSVYITESQPDLSGKKMAKALCHLNVPVTVVLDAAVGYIMEKVDLVIVGAEGVVENGGIINKYKPDTLKSAQTGQDLKEEHPWVDYTSPSLITLLFTDLGVLTPSAVSDELIKLYL